attctgtGATGATACCGGAGGCTACAGTTACGGGTAAAAGATctcccacattcaccacacttataaggcttttctccagtgtgaactttGTGGTGACGATGGAGGGAACAGCTACTGttgaaagatttcccacattcaccacacacataaggcctttctccagtgtgaactttCTGATGAAAAAGGAGGACAGATCTACTGGTGAACGATTTTTCACACTGACTACACTTATAAGGTCTTTCTCCGGTATGAACTCTCTGATGAGAATTAAAGGCACATTTTTGCTTAAAAGACTTCCCACATTTAGTGCACGCATAAGGCTTTTCTGCAGAGTGAACTTTCTCATGTTTACGGAGGTCAGAGCTACGGATATAAGCTTTCCCACAGGTACCGCActtataaggcctttctcctgtgtgaactctctgatgaatATGGAGGGCGGAAATTCTGGAAAAAGACTTGCCACATTCACAACACAAAATACACTGTCTTCTAGTAAGGGATCTCTGGTCCTCAACAAGGGTGTCATCAGAGCCGCTGGCTTTCTTGTGTTCTCTTGCAGTGGAATATTTTGGAGTTTGAAAAGTCATTACAGATCCAGAGATTTCATTTTCCCTGTGCATGGTGTAAGCAGCCAGTTGTTCAAGGTGTCCGGAGCTGATGAGGAAGCAATTTGCAACCTGAATGGATATACAAGGCTTCCTCGACACACGGGAATTGCAGCTGTCTGCAAGGGAGACCCTGTCCACACTGCTTATGAAACAATTCTGCGTTGTGTCCTGCTCCTGGAGCTGGCGACGCTGTGCActgaaataaaatggttttgcacATGCCCCACACCGCAGCAGAGTTTGGACTTGGTGGGTTCCCTGCTGTTTAAGCAAGAGGAAAATGTCTCTCAAGACACACCCACACCTCTCACATGGGTGGCTCTTCTGGGAAGACAGCGCTGACGTCAGATTCACAGCCTTTGAGACTCTTCCACTAATATTGTGTTCAGTGGGTGCCTCCACATCCTCTGCTCCACAGCAGCaacctaaagaaaaacaaacgcTGGTGAAGTATATACTGACCTATAGTGAGCAGGGTCTCCTCACTAATTTAGCTCTGTAACATCTGGCATGATTCTATGGGATGGTTTCCAAGACAAAGGAGAGTCTCGAAAAAAGCACCTCAGGGCTGTAACAATGGGCAACTCATGAACTGAAGGAGAGCAGAAGCAGCAAGACACAAAGAATAGAGACTGGCTTTACAACATATTCCTTTCTTAGGGGCTGCGTGCAAAACCCTTCCTGCTTGTGTTATAAGGCTTTATAGAGGATGTAAATGTGCCCCAAACCATGAAAATCAACCACAGAGGAGCACAGGCTGTGCTAGGGTTGTGCACAAATACGTGCACACTTCAGGGTGCACCGTGCATTGATCATAATGTTAGAGCGCACCAGAAAGACTCCTCAGACAAAGGGTTGTGGTGTACAGGCTAGATAGGTGGAGATTACCTGTGGCTGGAAGTCAAGAGTGCAAGGGACAATTATTAAAAGTAACAAACTGGCAACGTGTCAACACTGGGAAGGGACAAGTTGATTAATGTGTGGCCACTGGCAAGTGACAAAATGACAGTTAAAGAGAACAAGTTCCTCATTAGGTTTTAACTAACCCTTGAAATCAAAATGCCCCAAATGCCATTCATCAATGCCAGACCCCCTGTGAGCCTATCCTGCCACAGCTGGATGCCTGTCCCTCTTGTGATGCACAAAGGcctgttccctcccctccccttaaaGGAATTACATGGAATACTAATGATTCAACTctagagagaaagcagaagagaagACTGACCAACAAAGTCATAAACCAATTCTGCACCAAAATCCCAAAGAACAACATCTACATGAGTGATAACAGCAAGATGGCAGAATAAAAAATACCAATgttcggccctggctggtgtggctcagtggattgagcgcaggcccatgaaccggtttgattcccagtcagggcacatgcctgggttgtgggccaggtccccagtgaggggtgcatgagaggcaaccacacattgatgtttctctccctctctttctccttcccttctctctctaaaaataaataaataaaatcttaaaaaaaaataccagtatTCAACCCCCTTCAAGAATAATTAGACAATTATCCATGCTAAACAGCATCCCTTCAGGATAAGGAAAGAGGCTAATGAGGCCAGTTATTTCAAAGACCTACAAGGTGGAGCATAATAGAAAGAGCTACACAAAAGGATAGCAGGAAAGACTGCCTCAAGAAACAGGGTTAGATTAAAACACAAAGGTAAGAACTTCTGAGAGACACTGAACTTGTGCTACCATTGACTCTAGTGGCCTGCTTCGTGCCACCAAAGACTCCAAGAGATCactaaatatttggaaaactgCAGCCCCGACCACTGAGCACCCCTTCAATCTTCACAACGCTGACCTTGGTCATGGGGAAGCAAGAACGATGGGAAATGAAGGTTCTTGTCAGCCCAAAACACAACACACCACCTAGgaaacactctttaaaaaaattattttattttttagagaggggaaggagagagaaagacagggagagaaacacagccAGGGCTAGGCAGCACTCTCACATGCACATGCAGACAAAACTGTTCCTCTACCTGGGACTGGTTCCTGAagtccaaaaaaaagaaaaaaaaagctgctgtATCAAATATCAGACATTGATACTAAGATAAAGGAAGATATTAAAAGAATGACAAAAGGAACATCACAgtgttaaaaaattaagttaaaagatAGAGGAATATAAAttgccaaaaaataaaacaaataatcattTCCAAAAACTCCAGTAAGGTACAAGCGAATACACAAGGAACTCAACATAATTAACAAATATGGGAACAAAACATGGGGATCACAGAACAGaaatcaaaaaatagaaacagaaattggaagttgaagaatacaataaataaaatgaaaaatgcaaaagaCTTTCAAAAGCAGACATGATCAAGGACTAAAATAAATGCATCGCCTCAGAGGCAGGTGATTTAAAATCCTCCATGTGAGGACGGACCTGGTGAACTTTGGAATGTCACAGAGATAACTTGTATTTGCATCATGGGAGCCCCAGGAAAGGgggtaaagagagaaaatgacacaCAGATAAATGGGAGGGGAAGGCAAAgcataaaaaaaatatttcaaaacatgaGTTAAAGATTgacttcaaaatatgaaaaagaatgtgAATGGCCATGTTCAACATCCTCCCAGGTCCCTGTACACATTCAATGGAAACAGGGTTTCAGcaggacattttataataaaagagtcaaatatcaaaaccaaaaaaaattttcaaagaccAAAGACAATAGAAACTCCTCATGAAAGGACAGCACTCCCATAAGCCAGCAACAGATTTCTCTGAAGGAACCTTGCAGACTTGGAGAATGtcaaatgatatatttaaaacactaaagaaaacatctGCAAAACACAATACTTTATCCCAAAAGCCTCATTTTCAGaagtcacaagaaaaaaactttccTGGAAACACAAAAGGTGAAGAAGTTAATTTCCACTCACCCTGACTTACTAGaaatgccaaaaaggaaaaaaaaaaaaaaaaaaaaagatctctgAGCTGAAGTAAAGGAATACTACATAGAAACAGGAAACTGGGGACCCCGCCACAACATCCGGCCTCAGGAGCCCTCCAGGCCGGGTGAggcacttccagccaagatggaggcgtaggtagacacactgtgcctcctcgcacaaccaaaagaaggacaacaacaaatttaaaaacaaaaaacaaccagaaatgacagaaaattgaccgcatggaagtctgacaaccaaggggttaaagaagaaacgctCATCTAGACTgataggagggacagagaggactcacagaaagGCAGTGGCCAGTGGAGTGGGTGGTCCTGCATTCgcctgcagataaaccaggaggaacaactggggagcaagacagaccatgcaacccaaggctccagcatggggaaataaagctcaaacctctgactgaaaacaccagcgggggttgaggcagcagtggaagaaactcccagcctcagagaagagttcattggagagaccaataGGGTCcaagaatgtacacaagcccacccacctggcaatcagcaccagaagggcccaatttgactgtggataatgggggaagtgactgaaagctggcagagagcggagcaagcggcactgttctctctcagcgccacccccccacacacacacacagcgtcacaacacagccacgtgggttgccctgccctggtgaacacctaaggctccgccccttactacaggagccccaaaacaaaaaaatggcccaaataaaagaacagatcaaagctccagaaaaaatacaactaagcaatgaagagagagccaatctatcagatgcacagttcaaaacactggtaatcaggatgatgacagaattggttgaatatggtagtaaattagatgaaaaaataaaggctatactaagtgaaataaaggaaaatattcagggaaccaacagcgacaggaaggaaaccaggactcaaagcaacgatttggaacaaaaggaagaaataaacatctaaccggaacaaaaggaagaaacaagaattcaaaaaaatgaggagagacttatgaacctctgggacaacctgaaatgttccagtATCCaaattatgggggtgccagaaggagaagaggaagaacaagaaattgaaaacttatttgaacagtaatgaaggagaacttccccaatctggcaaagcaaatagacttccaggaagtcacagagtcccaaagaagttggacccaaggaggaacacaccaaggcacatcatcattaagttatccaagattaaagataaggagagaatctcaaaagcatcaagagaaaaggagacagttacctacaaaggagtgcccataagactattagctgacttctcaaaagaaaccttgaaggaaataaggggctggaaagaagtatttgaagtcatgaaaggcaaggacctacatccaagattactctatccagcaaagctatcatttagaatggaaggacagataaagtgctttccagataaggtcaagttaaaagagttcatcaacaccaagcccttattatatgaaatgttaaagggacttatctaagaaaaagaagataaaaactatgaacagtaaaatgacaacaaactcacagttattaacaaccgaacctaaaacaaaacaaaaacaaattaagcaaacaactagaacaggaacagaatcacagaaatggagatcacagggagggttatcagtgggggagtgggtggggagagagggggaaaggtacagagaataaggagcataaatggtaggtagaagatagatggggggaggttaagaatagtataggaaatgtagaagctaaagaacttatatatatatgacccacggacatgaactaaaggggaggaatgcgAGTTGGAGGGGGTActcagggtagaggggaataaaagggggaaatgggacaactgtagtagcataatcaataaaacatattttaaaaaaagaaacaggaaactgTGGGAAAGTGTAAAACTCTCTGGTAAGGTTGGGATGTCATCAGGTTCATAATACTAAGACAGGTCATTGGTGGATGTACTTCATTTAACTCTACTGTAAAGGACAGAAATAAAGTGTAGTGAGAATAACAATGGTGACAGTATATGTCAATAGGTACACAACATAGAAAGATGTGAAGTGTGACGTGAACGCACAGAAAGGGTGATGTCGAAGAGAATGACAGGATAGAAGTTCTGCATGCGGTGAAGCTGTTTTCAGATTACAATGAACTGTTAAGAGTATGAGTTTTATTAAGTCTAAAAACAACAAACGACAATCACAATCCTATGTAATGCCTGTACAAAAGGGAAAGGaaccaaaccacacacacacacacacacacacacgagagcAAAATAGGAAGGCAATAAAGGAACTCCACAAGAGGCAGAAAACACGACAAGGTGGTAACAGTAGGTTCTTCAAGAAATTCTCCGATCAAAGACATAGAGTGAGGGAAGCGATAAAAAACACAATACCCAGAAGCATTTGAGATCTTATGTCCTGGCCATAGGCATCAGTTTGTTTCAAggaaaaacttataaaaattcagtccaggctggtgtggctcagtggattgagcacggactGTAGAGCAAAATGTCacagttttgattcccagtcaggcacgtACTTGGGTTGTGGGTGTGTTCCACTTGGGggacaagtgagaggcaaccatacattgatatttctttccctctctttgtccctcccttctctttcctcaaaagaaaaataaataaataatctttaaaaaacaattcgcATGGTGGGTGAAtaaggtgaagagattaaaaagtacaaatgggCAGTTACACGAAACTCATGGGGAGGTAAAAAGTACGGcctaggaaatacagtcaatagcATTCTACTGattatgtgtggtgtcagatgggtgggAGATTTATAGAGATGATCACTTACTTAGTAAGTTACACAATGTCTAATCatgaaacaaatataatgatGTATGTCaatgtacttaaaaattaaacaaataaaataaataaataaataaataaataaactcactCGCGCCTGGATGGGCTTACATtgtattgcaaaaaaaaaaagttcccaaGACGCAACATATGCTGCTTCCAAGAGACTCATTAAATCCTTATGGACACAAATATGCTGAAAATGAAGAGATGTAAAAAATAttcctagctggtgtagctcagtggattgagcaccggcctgtcaAACAAAGGGCTAACCTTTCAATTCCCAATCAATGCACAGGCCTGCATTGTGGGctagctccccagtagggggcgcgcaagaggcaaccaaaattgatgtttgtctctctgtcccttcccttctctctaaaaataaataaaatctttcaaaaaatatttcatgcaaataacaCCAAGAGAGTGGGAGGATAACAATTTAATTACTATGTACCCAACTACAGAGCACCTAAGTACATAAGCAAATATAATGGGACCTGAAAGTGGAAAACGCAATGTAAGACTACCAGACAACTTGGATATTCCTCTTCCAACATGAGTAGATCATCCATTTTGAAAGCAAAAGGAATTattgaaatttgaaaacactaCTGACAAAACAGAGCTAATAAATATATGCACAGTATGTTATCCAGctctggccaagtggctcagttagttagagcactgtcccatgcaccacaggctgcaggtttgattcctggtcacagcacaAACGTAGGTTGCGGGGACAATCGCATGTTAAAGGTGTGTATAGGCAGAAACTGATTGATGCTCCTCTCTCACGTTGatatttctccttctccctctcttctttctctgacaatcaataaatatattttgcagtgaggataaaaaatatatagttgtaGAAATGTTcgagaatataaaaaaatactttttctcacTACTCAATGTTCAATCTATTTGGCTTCTAACAATACTACTGAGGTCAAATTGTTCCCTATGAGGGTTCTGTACAGCAGGTGTGGGGGCAGCGGGGAGGGTAGGGGGCAGTGCAAGCAAACCAGCCCTGCCAAGTCCAGGATCGACCCAGAACACTGGGGAAGTGAAGAGTGCCCACAGTCCACATGGGAGGACAGAGCCACCCCTGAGGAAATGAAGGGCAAAGGGGACATGCAAAGCCCAGACTAGGTCTCTGGtgagaaagtcttttttttttttttttttttaactgtgagtTAGTTTATTAAAATCGAGGgcattgaaacaaaaaaaaccacccctACAGAAATGATCAGGGGCAAGCTCCAGAGCAGCTGCTGCTATCCATCTTCCCTGGGAACAAGTCAGGTCAGGACCCGTAGAGCTTAGGGTAGAAGCAGCAAACTGCAACCCTGAGGAAGGGGGCTACAGGCAAGGCAAAAAGAGTGCTCAGGGAGAGTCGGTGTCTTACCCAGCGATGATATGAGAGcatagttctccagcatcacatggAGGTACAGGCGTCTCTGAGTCTCATCCAGGAGGCGCCATTCTGTCCTGGAGAAGTGCACGGCGACATCCTCAAAGGTCACAACAACCTGTCAGAATTAATACAAATGAATCTGGAACAGTCAGTCTGAGACCCTATATCCTGCTCTTCCCCACACCCAACCCCTTACAGCCCACTCCTTCAGAGAAACAGCAGAACTTGGTGCCACAGCTGCCTGCTGTCGCATCACAGTCTCATTCACCTCTCACATCATCCACAGCAAAGACAGGCAGGATAAGAGGAAGTGGGGCAGATAAATGCCATCTACACCCAGGGCCATGCCTGCAGGGCCACTTCGTACCTGCTAAACAATTCCACTGCAACTTCCAGATCATGTCTCCAAAACACAGACATATATGGGCTTAGGCTTTGTACGTAAATCCAAATACCAAGAACCCAGGGTCATCAGCTCACACTTCCTCTAGCTATGCACACACTGTGTGATCTCTCCCTGCTT
The sequence above is drawn from the Desmodus rotundus isolate HL8 chromosome 12, HLdesRot8A.1, whole genome shotgun sequence genome and encodes:
- the LOC112313918 gene encoding zinc finger protein 211, with the protein product MAATALRRSAEVSVQHRGLRPQPTEPSSPSPGGVWNLRRSWVVVTFEDVAVHFSRTEWRLLDETQRRLYLHVMLENYALISSLGCCCGAEDVEAPTEHNISGRVSKAVNLTSALSSQKSHPCERCGCVLRDIFLLLKQQGTHQVQTLLRCGACAKPFYFSAQRRQLQEQDTTQNCFISSVDRVSLADSCNSRVSRKPCISIQVANCFLISSGHLEQLAAYTMHRENEISGSVMTFQTPKYSTAREHKKASGSDDTLVEDQRSLTRRQCILCCECGKSFSRISALHIHQRVHTGERPYKCGTCGKAYIRSSDLRKHEKVHSAEKPYACTKCGKSFKQKCAFNSHQRVHTGERPYKCSQCEKSFTSRSVLLFHQKVHTGERPYVCGECGKSFNSSCSLHRHHKVHTGEKPYKCGECGRSFTRNCSLRYHHRIHTGERPYKCDECGKSFSQNFTLHRHQKIHTGERPHKCGECSKSFTHRSDLRKHHRVHTGERPYKCGKCEKSYTTCSSLHYHQKVHD